Part of the Methanococcus maripaludis genome is shown below.
CAGGATAATTTTCAACAATTCCGGCTTCTGCAATTTTTCCGCCTTCATTTTCTTTTTCAAGACATAATGTGCTTATTTTCGCCCGCATTGCATAAATTCCGGCAGTAAGTCCTGCTGGACCGCCCCCAATAATAATTAAATCATATACCATCAAACCACCTGTTGTTCTCAATAATAATCTCTCTTTAAAAATATATAAAATAGTATAAAATATTAAATATCGTCTTTAAATCAATTTTATGGTTTGAATGATTCGAGTTTTTCTTTTAAGTTGAAAACACAACCGCCAATGTTTTCATCGTTACAATTTATTTCGATTTTTGAGATATCTTCGGTATCTAAAAATGCAAAGATATTATATGCTGGACATCCGTACTGGGTTTTTTTGGTTTTTGGAAGGATTAATTTTTTTAATTCTTCTGAAATATCGTTATTTAAATATAATATTTCATTTTCGATCCCTTCATTCATTACGGGTTTATTATTCAAAGTCTGAGGACTTCGTGTAACAATTCCTGATGAATTTGAAAGAACTGATGCGTAAATCATTCCTTCGATACTTGAGGCTGGTTCAATTATTGTTGATTCATCTTTTTTTATAAATTCGGGAAGAAATGATGCTTTAATTCTAAGCCATGTGCTTTCTTCAGGATTTTCTTTGATAATTTCTTTTGCTTTTTTTGATAAATTTGCATTATTCAAAAAATACGTTTTAAATTCCAAAGATAATTCTCTCAAACGTGCATCTTCCGAATTTTTATGGGTTAAATGGTAATTTACATTGTTTGAAAGCTTTTTATTATAATAATTTATAAGGTTCTCGGCTGCTTTTTTCGTAAGTTCTAATGCATCTTCAAAACTGATTTTCGTTTTATATTCGATTAATTTAGCGTATTCGTAAGTTTCAATTATAATATTAGTTTCAAAATCTTCATTGGTTTCAAGTGCAATTGAGACGTAATCTTCGAGGGTCGGGTGTCTCATTAGCATTTTTAAAACTTCTTCTTCAGTTGTATTATAATTTAAACTTTTGATTTCTTGATGCGTTAAAAGACATGGGCCTGCTGTGATATTTTTTGAGATAAAGTCTCCCAAAATTCCAATAAATCTGTGAGATGAAAGTGCCGTAAATTCATTTGTATTAACTGGTTTTAAACCATATTTTTCGATTATACGGTTCCAGTACTGGGGATAAGTATGCTTAAAGTAAAGGTTTGTAAATTCTTTTTGACAAACCACCAAATTACCACCCGTGTAAATTCAGTTAATTCTGGGGCGAATTACTTTTAAATTTTTCCCATTGATTAAATATTGTTTATTGTAGTGTCTTAATATTACACTACCATTATACTATATATGGTTTGCTGTTTTTTTGAAGAAAGAAAAATACGTTCAAAATAACGACTATATCAAAAAATACGAAAAATTATAAGTTTTTCTAGTTTATTTAAAAAAGCATATAATAGGCTATTTTCATAAAATTTTATGGCCACTAATTAGGCGGAGGGGGCTTTAAATTTAGTTATCACCCCCATTTAACGTCTAAGCCTCAAAATATCCAATCGATGAGGGGGATTTGATATGGAAGAAATATATTCAAAAATGGTTGATGAAGCAATGGCTGCACAATGGGCGGATGTTGATATAATTAAGGAAAAGAGAGGGCATGAATTTAAGATAAAGCATGCAAAAGGATACGTAGATGTTGCAAACAAAATGGAAGCAGTTGGAAATCAGGACGCTTCCGTATTTAAACTACATAAAGATTCCATCAATGCACACTTTGATGTTTTATGTGATCTTACAAAAACAGTAAGACCCGAAGATGACCCATTCGTTGAACATTATCAAACTCCAGCAATACTCGAAATAATGTACAAAGAAGATCCAGAATTTAGAAAAAGCGTTGAAAAATTTATTCAGACTATTGAAAAGTCAGAAGCACTTATCGGAAGAGAAGTCCTTCGAAGATATGGTGGTTTTTATGGGCCCACCTGCGTTGTGGACTTTGCATTAATTCCTGGAAGTACTAGTAACATCGTAAACAGGATTCTCAAAAACGTAGATATGCCCCTTGAACACAAACAAGCAATTTTAGCTTCAAAATCCTGGGGTATGAACACATCGTATGGTTTTGGAGAAAAATTCGCAAATGCGGTTGAAGCTGGAAAATCATTAACTGACGCCGTAAATGAAGAAATTGAAATGATAAAATTCATTTATGATAAACCAATTGAGGCTCAAGCAAAACTTATGGATGATTTTGGCCATGAAAGTTTTGATGTACAAAAATACATGGCAGAATACAAAAAGAAAATGAAATCTGCCGTACTTGCTGCAATGGAATCAGAAGTTCACTATGGAAACATTGTAACGCTTCCAGCATATTGTGTCGGAGATATTGCACATCACATTGCCCAATCGACATTTAACATGTGTAAAGACGACGTTATAATGGCAATAATCGAATCCGTTTCAAATGTAATGGACAACACTTTGAGATCCAATGTAAAGAACTTTAAAAATGAATATGAGGTATTATCTCTTGCAACAGGATCAACTGCTGCTGCAACTGAATGTATACTCGAATTAGATGGATTTAATGCACCGACGGTTGTAGATCTACTCACCAAAAGATTCCACAACTATGTACAGCTCTACCCCACCAGAGGCGCTGCTGCAGAACTTCACAATCATGATTTCATGGACATGATTTATAGGGGTTGGAAGTTAATCGATAAAGCTAGAAGAGTTAAAAATGGAAGCGATGCCCCAATAACTCCAAAAGTAGGTAATTTCAAAGTAGACCTCAATCCCATTTTCAAAAATCAGGTCATAATGAATCCACAAAGGTATGCCTACCCGGCATGTGCAATAACTGTTAGATTTTCAGCATTGATGAGACTTGCAGACTATCCATGTCTTTTAACAAGTGAACCCATAACTGCAACACTAATGACAAACATTATTGCACTACATAAAGAAACTCCGGGAGCACCTGCAAGAGTCTGTAAAGATTGTGCAACAGCCTGTTTAGTAGACTTCAGACACCAATACTGTCAGTATAAAGAAGCAATCTAACTAACTATTCTTCATTTTAAAGGAGGGGGAATATGAAGTGTTATCTATGTAAATTAGAAGGAAAAGATACAGATGCAGTTGCTTCGTGTATCGTTTGTGGAATGGGAGTTTGTATGAATCACGTTGTACGTGAAGAAGTTGACCAGTGGGAAGGTGGCTATCCATTCCCGGCTACAAAATTAAAAAAAACTATTCCAAGAATGCTCTGTATGCCTTGCTATAATGCACTTCAGGAGGGAAAAAAATGAGCTTGGTCAAAAGATTACTTGCCGAATGCCTTGGAACAGGTGTTTTAGTATTCTTTGGACCCGGTGCTGCTGCAATGACTTTAATGATTACAAATAATACGGGAACTGCAGGAATCGGACTTCTTGGGGGACTTGGAGACTGGTTTGCAATTGGATTTGCATTTGCACTAGCAATTGCCGCAGTAATCTATTCACTTGGACGTGTTTCTGGAGCACATATTAATCCGGCAGTAACTGTTGGTCTATGGGCGGTTAAAAAATTCCCCACAAAAGAAGTAATTCCCTATATTATAGCCCAGTTAACTGGTGCTGCAATAGGTTCCATACTGTTCTTTGCATGTGTTGGACTTGATTCCGTAACAGTCGGGGGGCTTGGAGCTACCGCACCATTTTCAGGAATAAGTTATTTCCAAGCAATACTTGCAGAATTTATTGGAACCTTCCTGTTGATGTTTGTTATTATGGGTGTTGCTGTCGACAAACGCGCCCCAGCGGGATTTGCAGGGCTGGTTATTGGTTTAACAGTCGGTGCAATAATCACAACAACAGGAAATATCGCAGGATCATCATTAAATCCTGCAAGGACTTTTGGACCTTACTTAATAGACAGTATTTACGGCTTAAATCTCTGGTACTATTTTCCGATATACATTATTGGCCCACTTCTCGGTGCAATAGTTGCTGCATTCACTTACGAATACTTAAATCGTGAATAAGGATAAATACCTCTTTATTTTTTTGAAAAATTCTAAAATTTAAAAAAATTATTATGTATTTTAGATAATTTAAAAAGTATTAATATTTTGAATAACAATATATTATTACCATATACCGGGGGCCTAATTATGGGAGCTATTTCAGAATATTTTGAGATTAAAAATGAAATTGGGGAATTAAAAGAGGAAGTTAGTAAAAAAATCAATGATTCGAATGAATTTGCAAACTCCAGATCTGAATCCATGCGGCATATTAATAAAAAAATAATTTCAAAAAAGAAAAGATTAAAAAACGCTGAAAATCGAATTATTATATATTATATATTCCCTTTGTTTATGATTACCATAATTTTAGCCTATTTTTACTTGAGGCTGAATTTTCTATAATATTTATTTAATCTAAAAATCTTTTAAAATCAAAAAATAAAAAAGAATTTAGTGAACTAATTTTTGGAAACATTCTTTACAAACGATTTTACCATCAATTGTTCTTCCTTTAATTTCCATAAATGTCTCTCCACAGTTATCACAGGTAAGTGAAGGGTAAAGTCTTGCTTTTGTTGGTTCTTCAATTTTTACCCATTTCACATCAAACAATTCTTCTTCAGGGGCTTCCAAGAGGTGTTTTATAGCTTCTTTTCTTCTTTCAAACATTTCTTTCTTTTCTTCTTCTGTTAACGTTCCTTCATTGAACTTTTTATTAAATGTTCCAACCTTATCTGCGAGATTGTATTTTAAGTACATTCTAAGCGCTTTGTTGTTGTCCCTTGAATAAAAAGTGTAAACATGCTTTCCGTTATCTTTAAATTTCAAATTTCCTTTTCCAAATGTACATCCAAGCATCTGCTGTATTCCATCAACACTACAGGAGTTATTTTCAACTATTGCAACGAGCTGTTCGTCTTCAGATCTTTCATAGTGGTCAAGCACGTATTTTGAAACTCTGTATCCTATTGCAACCCCAGGACATTCGTGGCCGTGGAATTCAATTGTTTTTTGGTAGTCTTCGTTCAAGTTTTCACCAGTTATTCTAATACTTGCAGTATGGCCGTATTACTTTTTATAAGTTTTTATTAATTTTAAAGTACATTTACAACATTTCCAACCAGAATAATTCCCGGAGGGCATGCATTTTCCAATTTTGCCTTTTCAACGATATTTGAGAGGGTTCCTTTAACCATTCTTTGATTTTCCCTTGTTCCATCCATCAAAATTGCAACTGGGGTATTTTCATTTCTTTTTGGGTTTTTCAATAATTCTTTTACGTGTTTTTCAAGAGTCGTAATTCCCATCAAGATTACAATTGTATCTGCATTTAATTCGCTTAATTTGACTTGCATTTCGTTTTCAGCCTTGTCTACCGCTTCGTGTCCAGTTACAACAGTAAAAGACGTTGCAACTTTTCTGTGGGTTACCGGAATTCCAAAAATTTCTGGAACTGATATCGAAGAAGTAATTCCAGGTACCATTTCATATTCTATTCCTTCTTCTTTTAAAGCGAGTACTTCTTCCCCGCCTCTCCCAAATACAAAAGAATCTCCACCTTTAAGTCGTACAACATTTTTATTTTCTTTTGCCTTATTGACTAAAATTTCGTTTATTTCTTCCTGCTTGTAGGAGTGCTTTCCCTTTCTTTTTCCAACATAAATAAGTTCAGACTCTTCTTTAGCATGTTTTAAAAGTTTTTCCCCAATTAAATCATCATAAACAATTACATCTGCATTTTTTATCGCTTCAACGCCTTTTAACGTAATCAATCCTTCGTCACCAGGACCTGCACCAACTAAAATAACTTTCATGATTTTTCCCTTTTCTTTAAATTTTATATAATACTGAGATTTAAGTTCAATTTTATATATAAAATTTGATATTTAATGCTAAAAACTTCCAAACATTAATTTATCGAATAAATTTTAAAATAAATACTTATAAAAGAAATATAAAGGTATATTAAAATATAATATTATGACTATTCTTAAAATTCATGTTTTAAATGATTTTAAAGTAAAATAAGAGCGAAAATATGATAATAAAAGGCATTAGAGATGCAGAAGTCCCTGATGAAATTTTTAAAATGGGCCTTGAATTTCAAATATTAAATGCAGACCTAATTGCTACAAAAACACATGTTTTGCATAGCATATATCAGGCAAAAACAAAAAATAATATATCGAAAAATATCTGGATGGAAATCCTGCTTCGTGCATCCGGACAAAAACAAATATCTAATGCAATAAAAGTCCTTGGTGCAAGAAAGGGAAATATCTGTGTTATATGCACTGATGAAAAAACGTTCAAACAGATTAAAAACATCGTTAATGGGTTCGTTGACGATAGTGTTCTTGAATTAAATGAAGAAAAAGAAAAAAAGATAAGGGAAGTTTTCGAAATTAACCTTCACGGAAAACTAATTGAAAGAGTTTGTGAAAAAATTGCTCTTATCGAGGTTCAATAGTTGGTGTGGTTTATGATAGTCAAAAAAATATCCGAATTAAACGAAAAAGACTTAGATGTCATAATTAACAGGAACAAAACAAATATTTCAGGAATTTTACCAACGGTAAGTGAAATTTTAGAAAACGTTCAAAAAAATGGGGATAATGCCTTAAAAGAATACACTAAAAAATTTGATGGTGTTGAAATTGATAATTTTAAGGTAACTTCCGAAGAAATCGATAAAGCGTACGAAAAAATTGATTCGAAAGTAGTTGAATCCCTTGAAAAAGCTTATATGAATATCAAAGAATTCCACGAAATTCAGTTTAAAAATTTAACAGAATGGGAAGTTGAAAAAAACGGAATTAAAGCAGGACAAATCATCAGATGTGTTGAGAAGGCTGGATGCTATGTTCCTGGTGGAAGGGCATTTTATCCGTCTACCGTTTTAATGACGGTAACTCCTGCAAAAGTTGCAGGTGTCAAAAAAGTTGTTGTAACGTCTCCACCAAACGGAACCGAAGGAAATCCCGCAACACTTGTTGCATCAGACATTGCTAAGGCTGATGAAATATATAAAATTGGTGGAGCCCAGGCTATTGGCGCTCTTGCATATGGTACCAAATCTATTCCAAAAGTCGATATTATTGTTGGACCGGGAAACATCTTTGTAACTGCTGCTAAAAAATTAGTTTACGGAGAAGTTTCAATTGATTTTCCAGCAGGCCCTTCAGAAGTACTTATTATGTGTGATGAATCATCAAATGAAGAATATGTTGCGATGGACTTTTTAGCGCAAGCTGAACACGATCCCAATGCATCATGTGTAATAACCGTTACTTCAAAAGAAAAAGCTGAAAAAATTAAAGAAAGAATTTTAATGGAAATAAAAACTGCTAAAAGAACGGAAATCATTGAAAAATCAATTTTAAATTCTGCAATTGTTATTGGTTCGCTTGATGAATGTATTGAACTTTCAAATGCTTATGCTCCAGAACACTTGGAAATAATGACAAAAAATCCAAGAGAAGTACTAAAATCAATTGAAAATGCTGGAAGTATTTTTTTAGGAAACTATGCGCCAGTTCCAGTTGGAGATTATGCAAGCGGTACAAACCACGTTCTTCCAACGTCCGCATGTGCAAAAATGTATTCTGGACTCAGCGTTGAAACATTTATTAAAAAACCAACAGTTCAGGAATTGACAAAAGAAGGTTTAATGGAAATTGGAAATATCGTAACCACTCTTGCAGAAGCAGAGGGGCTATTTAACCACTCTGAAGCGGTTAAAAGAAGGTTAAATTAAAAAATATTAAAAATCGATACTGTCGTGAAAAAATGATGCAGCAGTTAAAAATACTTATATCAGTTTTTGTCGTTATGATGATTTTAATGGTTGGAATGAAGACTCTGAATGATTCAGAATTATTGGATACCACGGATTCATTTACCGAAACTTATTTTGACTATGCAGATTCGACTTTGGAACTTTCAGAAAAGGTTGTAAATACTACAGAAAATATTTCTGGAAATAGTTCAAAAGAAGAAGCTATTGAAACTGTATCTCAGGCCGTTGAAGACTTTGACGATTCGTTAGATTATATAATGAATATGGAAAAATACCTAAATGACCCAGATTATTCTAAAGAAAGTGAAGAAGAAGTTCCCGAAACTCCTGAAAAAACAGAACTTAAGACTCCAGAAACAGAACCTTCTGAACCTGAAGATGGAATTGTTATTGAAGTTGACTTAAAATAATATCTTTTTTA
Proteins encoded:
- the cgi121 gene encoding KEOPS complex subunit Cgi121 — protein: MIIKGIRDAEVPDEIFKMGLEFQILNADLIATKTHVLHSIYQAKTKNNISKNIWMEILLRASGQKQISNAIKVLGARKGNICVICTDEKTFKQIKNIVNGFVDDSVLELNEEKEKKIREVFEINLHGKLIERVCEKIALIEVQ
- a CDS encoding MIP/aquaporin family protein encodes the protein MSLVKRLLAECLGTGVLVFFGPGAAAMTLMITNNTGTAGIGLLGGLGDWFAIGFAFALAIAAVIYSLGRVSGAHINPAVTVGLWAVKKFPTKEVIPYIIAQLTGAAIGSILFFACVGLDSVTVGGLGATAPFSGISYFQAILAEFIGTFLLMFVIMGVAVDKRAPAGFAGLVIGLTVGAIITTTGNIAGSSLNPARTFGPYLIDSIYGLNLWYYFPIYIIGPLLGAIVAAFTYEYLNRE
- the hisD gene encoding histidinol dehydrogenase; the encoded protein is MIVKKISELNEKDLDVIINRNKTNISGILPTVSEILENVQKNGDNALKEYTKKFDGVEIDNFKVTSEEIDKAYEKIDSKVVESLEKAYMNIKEFHEIQFKNLTEWEVEKNGIKAGQIIRCVEKAGCYVPGGRAFYPSTVLMTVTPAKVAGVKKVVVTSPPNGTEGNPATLVASDIAKADEIYKIGGAQAIGALAYGTKSIPKVDIIVGPGNIFVTAAKKLVYGEVSIDFPAGPSEVLIMCDESSNEEYVAMDFLAQAEHDPNASCVITVTSKEKAEKIKERILMEIKTAKRTEIIEKSILNSAIVIGSLDECIELSNAYAPEHLEIMTKNPREVLKSIENAGSIFLGNYAPVPVGDYASGTNHVLPTSACAKMYSGLSVETFIKKPTVQELTKEGLMEIGNIVTTLAEAEGLFNHSEAVKRRLN
- a CDS encoding DUF2193 domain-containing protein, whose product is MEEIYSKMVDEAMAAQWADVDIIKEKRGHEFKIKHAKGYVDVANKMEAVGNQDASVFKLHKDSINAHFDVLCDLTKTVRPEDDPFVEHYQTPAILEIMYKEDPEFRKSVEKFIQTIEKSEALIGREVLRRYGGFYGPTCVVDFALIPGSTSNIVNRILKNVDMPLEHKQAILASKSWGMNTSYGFGEKFANAVEAGKSLTDAVNEEIEMIKFIYDKPIEAQAKLMDDFGHESFDVQKYMAEYKKKMKSAVLAAMESEVHYGNIVTLPAYCVGDIAHHIAQSTFNMCKDDVIMAIIESVSNVMDNTLRSNVKNFKNEYEVLSLATGSTAAATECILELDGFNAPTVVDLLTKRFHNYVQLYPTRGAAAELHNHDFMDMIYRGWKLIDKARRVKNGSDAPITPKVGNFKVDLNPIFKNQVIMNPQRYAYPACAITVRFSALMRLADYPCLLTSEPITATLMTNIIALHKETPGAPARVCKDCATACLVDFRHQYCQYKEAI
- a CDS encoding DUF2180 family protein, with translation MKCYLCKLEGKDTDAVASCIVCGMGVCMNHVVREEVDQWEGGYPFPATKLKKTIPRMLCMPCYNALQEGKK
- the cobA gene encoding uroporphyrinogen-III C-methyltransferase is translated as MKVILVGAGPGDEGLITLKGVEAIKNADVIVYDDLIGEKLLKHAKEESELIYVGKRKGKHSYKQEEINEILVNKAKENKNVVRLKGGDSFVFGRGGEEVLALKEEGIEYEMVPGITSSISVPEIFGIPVTHRKVATSFTVVTGHEAVDKAENEMQVKLSELNADTIVILMGITTLEKHVKELLKNPKRNENTPVAILMDGTRENQRMVKGTLSNIVEKAKLENACPPGIILVGNVVNVL
- a CDS encoding FmdE family protein — encoded protein: MNEDYQKTIEFHGHECPGVAIGYRVSKYVLDHYERSEDEQLVAIVENNSCSVDGIQQMLGCTFGKGNLKFKDNGKHVYTFYSRDNNKALRMYLKYNLADKVGTFNKKFNEGTLTEEEKKEMFERRKEAIKHLLEAPEEELFDVKWVKIEEPTKARLYPSLTCDNCGETFMEIKGRTIDGKIVCKECFQKLVH